Within Bradymonas sediminis, the genomic segment AATACAGGGCCATGCCGTTAAAGAATAAATGCACCCACCCGCCGTGTAGGAAGTTGGCCGAGATCAGTCGCCAATATTGGCCTGCTTCGATGAGGGCGGGCGCGTTGGCGCCAAGGCGCAGCAAGCCGAAGGGCTCAGTCAGGGCGCCGCTGAGCACCTCAAGGGCGAAGTAGCCGCCCAAGATCGCCAGGATCGCGCGGGTGACCGGCGTGGGGGTTTTCGTGGCGGCCATCGCGACTTCGTGCCGCGTACGCATTCGGTCGAGCACGGCCTGGTGGTTGGGCAATGCGAGAATGCGGCGGTTTAACTCGCCGCTGAGCTTGCCGGACGCGTCGGGGTGATGCGCCTTGGCGAAGTCGGCGTCTTCATACCCGAGCGTGAGTTCACCCGTGTCGATTAACACGGCGTTCGATTTGGGGCGTGAAAGCGATAGAATCGCGTGGAGATCTCCGTAGTTTACGGACGCACTTCGCTTCGTATTTGGGTTCAGAGGCAGCTCAACTTCCTCGGCGCCAAACACGATGATGCGTGGTGTTTTGGGCGTGTCCCACGCTCGCCATAAGATCCACAAAACATAGGCACAGGGCGGGGCCAGCACCATCAACAGCATGTCAGTAGGCGTGTCGGGGGATGTTAATGTCGCAAGAATTGTCTCATGAAACCAGAGCATCGTGCCCAGCAGGGCGGCGCCGATCCCTCTCATTCGCCGTGACAAGAAGGTCGGCGGCGCCAACGCAATCTGCTCGTAGGTTTCGGCGGCGCTGCGCAGCGAGAAGTCGGCGAGCTCGTGGCGATCTTCTTGCGCGCCGAGTTCGTCCGGCGAGGGGTCTGGGTGCATTCTATTGTCGGGTTCATTCATTCTTTGTACCGGGATGGGGGCATTCTCATCCTCACTACCAATCCCGGCGCTTATCGCAAAGTCTCGGGTGGGGTGAATCGCCAGCGGCTATGGTACCCTACTGGTTAGTGGGGGGCTCGCAACCTAGACAAATATTGACGCTTTTTTTATGCTTAGAATCGGGGTACAATCCCTCTATATTTAAATTGTGGTCCAGTTGTTGGTTGAACACCAACGTTGCGGCAGAACCCGCACGTTTTCTCCGTGGTTTTGTCGTGGAGATTGTCACGAGACGCCCATTGATTTCAATAACATGCCCCTCGATTGATGTTCGACATGAGTGAAGAATTCTCGAAGCGCTTCGCCCAGGATGAGGCGACATGCGGCGGTGTGGGGCAGAGCGAGGGTTGGTCCCTGGAGTGCGACCTTCAGCTCCTGGAGATCACCCCCGCGGCGACTCTGGTTGTCGATACTTTCGGGCAGATATTTCGGGCGAATCAACGTGCTTTCGAGCTCCTGAAGCCGTCGGGTAATATCCTCTTGGGCACCGCCTTGCGGGACTATCTGCTCGCCGATTCCGCGGAGGCGTTCAAGCATTTCTTCGCACGTTTGCGCGAAAGCGAGGGCGTTCAGACCTGTGAGATGCGCCTTAAAACCGGGGCGAATGACGTGCTTCAAGTGCTGATGCAGGCCAAGGTCGTGCCCAAGGATGGGGGGCAATTGTTGGTCTTCACGCTGAACGATATCACTGAATGGCGCAGCGCCGATCCCGAGTCGATCCTCATCGAAGAGCGCCTGCGCCACTCTCAAAAGATGGAGGCGCTCGGGCGGCTGAGCGCCGGGGTCGTTCACGACTTTAATAATATTTTGACCATTATTACCGGCTATAGCCGCATCGTTCTTGACGAATTGGAGGGCTCCCCGGAGCGCCAACACCTGCAGAAGATCGCGCACGCAAGTGGGCGCGCGGCGGATTTGGTGTCCAAGATGTTGCTCTTTGCGCGCGGCGAGGAGTCGGGGTGCGAGCGCGTGCTCAATCTCAATGACCGGGTGATCGCCTTCGAGGATTTGTTCAAGAGTCTGGTCTCCGACGAGATTCGCTTGGAGGCGCTGCTCGAGCCGAACCTGGCAAATATTCGCGCCGATGCGAATCAGATCGACCAGGTGTTGATGAATCTGGCGATGAACGCGCGCGACGCGATGGACGGCAGCGGGGTCTTGTCATTCGAGACAAGCGTTCGTTTCATCGGCAGCGACCGACCCAGGCATCTGGCCCACCTTACCCCCGGCCAATATGTCGAGTTGAGGGTGTGTGACACCGGCTGCGGCATGACCCCGGAGGACGCCGAGCGAGCGTTTCGCCCGTTCTTTAGCACCAAGGGCGTCGGGCATGGCACGGGATTGGGGCTGGCGACGGTACGGAGCATCATGCACGAATGTGGCGGCGAAGTTGAGCTGACGACCGCCCCGCGCGAGGGTAGTTGCTTCGCGCTGCTCTTCCCCGCGGCCGACTCGAGTATCGACAACTTCAGCGAGAGCCTGGGCTTCGTTATGAACATGGAGTGCGAGGGCACGCATATTTTTGTGGTCAACGAGAACCCGGAGGTCCGCGAGCTTATCGTCTACGTGATGGAGAAGCAGGGCTATTGTGTTACCCAATCGTGCCCGACCGAGGCGCTCGACAAGGCGCAGCAGGCCGCGTCACCTTTCACGATGGTCGTGATTGACCGAAATCTACCAAAGCCCCTGAGCCGGGAGCTTTTGGGCGGGTTGCGCGGGCTGCATCCCTCAATCAAGACGTTGTTTTTGTCGAGCCAGCGCACGCCTAGTATCTTCGAGTTGGGGTCGGCGGAGCTGCAAAAGCCCTTTACCTCCCACGAGCTGTGCTACGCGGTGCAAGACCTGTTGAACACCTAAAAAAGGCGCACCGGTGCGTTATTTGTCATCCATTGGCTGAATCGGTTGCACCGGGGAGACCGGCGCTGATTGTTTGGGCACGGTGTCGGCCGGCGGCCCGTCGGTGATTAGCTCGACGCCGAGTGAGAAGATGATCGCGACCAGATAGATCCCTGCCATCGCGAAGACCACCAGAAAGAACATCCATAAGACCTTTGCTCCCCGGGAGCTTGAGCTGGCGCCTTCGGGGGGCT encodes:
- a CDS encoding ATP-binding protein gives rise to the protein MSEEFSKRFAQDEATCGGVGQSEGWSLECDLQLLEITPAATLVVDTFGQIFRANQRAFELLKPSGNILLGTALRDYLLADSAEAFKHFFARLRESEGVQTCEMRLKTGANDVLQVLMQAKVVPKDGGQLLVFTLNDITEWRSADPESILIEERLRHSQKMEALGRLSAGVVHDFNNILTIITGYSRIVLDELEGSPERQHLQKIAHASGRAADLVSKMLLFARGEESGCERVLNLNDRVIAFEDLFKSLVSDEIRLEALLEPNLANIRADANQIDQVLMNLAMNARDAMDGSGVLSFETSVRFIGSDRPRHLAHLTPGQYVELRVCDTGCGMTPEDAERAFRPFFSTKGVGHGTGLGLATVRSIMHECGGEVELTTAPREGSCFALLFPAADSSIDNFSESLGFVMNMECEGTHIFVVNENPEVRELIVYVMEKQGYCVTQSCPTEALDKAQQAASPFTMVVIDRNLPKPLSRELLGGLRGLHPSIKTLFLSSQRTPSIFELGSAELQKPFTSHELCYAVQDLLNT